One segment of Candidatus Poribacteria bacterium DNA contains the following:
- a CDS encoding VWA domain-containing protein — protein MQEQQGNLEFFSSGSVLFFGLILIAAAGVLCWLAWHRSGYSKKTGALEVLRFVLICLVVVTLNQPEWLRTQLPDQRSTLAVLWDESNSMKTRDVVDTQNISNKPKSRAETIQPLMAEKVWKPSDTSDLSVVFEPFSSQLDPAEEATDLNAGLSHVLDSHENLRGVVLLSDGDWNIGNSPIEAATRFRMKGIPVFAVGVGSKVPLPDIELVSMDAPTYAVVNKQLRIPFVVRNTLGQDRDVSVTLSVNKKPTATKLIRVPAMSQAQENMVWTPPATSDYTLTMRIPLDTQELIPENNEISAPISVREEQLKVLVVESYPRWEYRYLRNALERDAGVELTCLLFHPKLPKVGGGRGYIKVFPTANELSRYDVVFLGDVGIGKEQLTVEQARDLRQLVSAQAAGLVFMPGRTGKHESLMSGPLADLYPVVLDAATPYGTGSSTQGYFSLTQLGQRSLLTRLGENDESNRRVWRMLPGFYWYAGVKRTKVGTETLAVHDQVATAAGRVPLIVTKTYGAGKVLFMGTDSAWRWRQGVEDKYHYRFWSQVARWMAYRRQMAQGESMRLFYAPDRPHVDDVVMLNANVNDTLGAPLDKGTVIVQAISPSGKTQAIRLQPGEGDAVGLFTGAFTPEESGNYSLVASSTETGASVQTDLSVQGLNREQQGRLARFDVLDEIAKITDGELVTVSEVGSLLDSLAALPEPEPTVHRTRIWAHPLWAGLLILLLGVFWVARKLTGAI, from the coding sequence ATGCAAGAACAACAGGGAAATCTTGAGTTTTTTTCAAGCGGATCCGTCCTGTTTTTCGGACTGATTCTCATTGCTGCGGCTGGCGTATTGTGCTGGCTGGCGTGGCATCGCAGCGGTTATAGCAAGAAGACCGGAGCACTTGAGGTGCTGCGTTTTGTGTTGATCTGTTTAGTCGTTGTAACCCTGAATCAACCGGAATGGCTACGGACGCAGTTGCCGGATCAACGCTCTACGCTTGCTGTACTTTGGGATGAATCCAACAGTATGAAAACGCGGGATGTTGTTGACACGCAAAATATCTCTAACAAGCCCAAAAGTCGCGCCGAGACGATTCAACCGCTGATGGCTGAGAAAGTTTGGAAACCATCGGATACCAGCGATCTCAGTGTCGTTTTTGAACCGTTTTCTTCGCAGTTAGATCCAGCAGAGGAAGCAACAGATTTAAACGCTGGACTCTCGCATGTTCTGGACAGTCACGAAAACCTTCGCGGGGTCGTGCTACTGTCGGACGGTGATTGGAATATCGGGAACTCTCCAATTGAGGCGGCTACACGGTTTCGGATGAAAGGAATTCCCGTTTTCGCGGTTGGCGTGGGGAGTAAAGTGCCGTTACCTGACATTGAGTTGGTTAGCATGGATGCACCAACGTATGCAGTTGTGAACAAGCAACTTCGCATTCCATTTGTTGTTCGCAATACTTTGGGACAGGATCGGGATGTAAGTGTCACTTTGAGTGTCAACAAAAAACCAACGGCTACCAAGCTTATCCGTGTTCCTGCTATGAGCCAAGCACAGGAGAACATGGTGTGGACACCGCCAGCGACCAGTGATTACACCCTAACGATGCGCATTCCGCTGGATACACAGGAGTTAATACCAGAAAACAACGAGATATCCGCGCCTATCTCCGTGCGCGAGGAGCAATTGAAAGTCCTTGTTGTCGAATCCTACCCACGGTGGGAATACCGATATCTACGCAACGCGTTGGAACGAGATGCGGGGGTCGAATTAACGTGCCTTCTCTTTCATCCCAAATTACCCAAAGTGGGCGGCGGTCGTGGTTATATCAAGGTCTTTCCAACGGCGAACGAACTGAGTCGCTATGATGTGGTGTTCCTCGGTGATGTCGGTATCGGAAAGGAACAATTGACGGTTGAACAAGCACGAGACCTGCGGCAGCTCGTCAGTGCTCAAGCGGCGGGTCTCGTCTTTATGCCGGGACGGACCGGGAAGCATGAATCATTGATGTCTGGCCCACTTGCGGATCTTTATCCAGTAGTTCTGGACGCGGCTACGCCTTATGGTACTGGATCAAGCACACAAGGATACTTCTCGCTCACACAGCTGGGGCAACGGAGTTTGCTAACCCGCCTCGGAGAGAACGATGAGAGCAATCGCAGGGTGTGGCGCATGTTACCCGGCTTTTACTGGTACGCAGGTGTCAAACGAACCAAGGTTGGAACAGAGACTTTGGCAGTACACGATCAGGTTGCAACGGCTGCCGGACGGGTGCCGCTAATCGTAACCAAGACTTATGGTGCTGGTAAAGTCTTATTTATGGGGACAGACAGTGCATGGCGTTGGCGACAAGGTGTTGAAGACAAGTACCACTACCGGTTTTGGAGCCAAGTCGCACGATGGATGGCATATCGCCGACAGATGGCACAGGGCGAGTCAATGCGGTTGTTTTATGCACCAGACCGACCGCACGTTGATGATGTAGTGATGTTGAATGCCAACGTAAATGATACCTTGGGTGCCCCATTGGATAAAGGGACGGTTATTGTACAGGCGATTTCACCTTCAGGTAAAACACAGGCGATCCGGCTTCAGCCAGGTGAAGGGGATGCCGTGGGCTTGTTCACAGGCGCATTTACACCGGAAGAATCTGGTAATTACAGCCTTGTTGCCAGTAGCACCGAAACCGGGGCATCGGTACAAACCGATCTGTCAGTCCAAGGGTTAAACCGAGAGCAACAAGGACGCTTGGCACGTTTTGATGTCTTAGATGAAATCGCTAAGATTACCGATGGCGAATTGGTAACAGTTTCTGAGGTTGGGAGTCTGCTGGATTCTCTCGCAGCTTTGCCAGAACCTGAACCTACAGTGCATCGCACACGGATTTGGGCGCATCCGCTTTGGGCAGGACTTCTCATCTTACTTTTAGGCGTGTTCTGGGTTGCAAGAAAATTGACGGGAGCGATATAA
- a CDS encoding BatA domain-containing protein: protein MNFLQPLALIALPLVALPILIHLINQHRHRTIPWAAMMFLMTAKRMSKGMARLRHFFILLMRVLAIAALIFVVSRPLSGGWLGSIGLGKPDATLILLDRSPSMEMQDLQVGQSKRSMALQKLAELLEQGDYGTHLVLIDSATGQLQEVDSPKALLNLPMTGSTATSADIPAMLETALAYLKANESGRADLWFCSDLNENDWDVDSGRWNAIREEFAQLEGIHHFLLAYTDSPSGNLSVRVENVQRWTRGNDAELILDVVVRATDNSGGTRQGVPIEFEVNNVRSVVEVDIDRQGASLRGHRIPIDAKLSSGWGSVGLPGDANPLDNRFFFVFSESPVRKAVVVSDDAKIGETFRRALAIPPDPRLQHQTTVISVDRTAEIDWENTSLLIWQAALPQGLVASQIEQFVDAGRVVMFFPPSQSASEELFASRWGNWQTSEGQQVSKISWWRGDADLLAHVESGDALPLNQLFTYRYRAFESTGTPLARFQDEASLLTRVATDQGAVYFCSTLPTAQFSSLEREGVVFYVMLQRALAEGSRSLAVASQRNAGPDVLADRNQWQPVAPTDDAPHFSQRGLHAGVYKDGEYWAAINRSQVEDMAQTVPVATVDALFDGISYRRIDADVGDTSALASELWRIFLIAMAVALVAEAVLSLPNRRSGSLQTK, encoded by the coding sequence ATGAATTTTTTGCAACCGTTGGCATTAATCGCACTCCCTTTGGTGGCACTCCCCATCCTCATCCACCTCATCAATCAACATCGGCACCGCACCATTCCTTGGGCAGCGATGATGTTTCTCATGACTGCGAAGCGTATGAGTAAAGGGATGGCACGCCTTCGGCATTTTTTCATTCTGCTGATGCGTGTACTCGCAATAGCAGCACTAATTTTCGTCGTCAGTCGTCCGCTTTCCGGTGGATGGTTGGGCAGTATCGGACTCGGTAAACCCGATGCGACTTTGATTCTCCTCGATCGGTCTCCGAGTATGGAAATGCAAGATTTACAAGTAGGTCAGTCAAAGAGATCCATGGCACTGCAGAAACTCGCGGAATTATTGGAACAAGGCGATTATGGAACACACTTGGTTCTCATTGATAGTGCCACCGGTCAGCTGCAGGAAGTAGATTCACCGAAAGCACTCTTGAATTTGCCCATGACTGGATCGACCGCCACGAGTGCAGATATTCCGGCGATGCTTGAAACCGCCTTGGCATATCTCAAGGCAAATGAATCGGGAAGAGCCGACTTATGGTTCTGCTCGGATTTAAATGAGAATGATTGGGATGTTGACAGCGGGCGTTGGAACGCGATACGCGAGGAGTTTGCGCAGTTAGAAGGCATACATCATTTCTTGCTCGCATATACGGATTCACCCTCGGGCAACTTGTCTGTAAGGGTAGAAAACGTACAACGATGGACGCGTGGGAACGATGCGGAACTCATTCTTGATGTCGTGGTTCGGGCAACAGATAACAGCGGTGGCACACGGCAGGGGGTTCCGATTGAGTTTGAAGTCAACAATGTTCGCTCCGTCGTCGAAGTAGATATTGATAGGCAGGGTGCCTCTTTGCGAGGACACCGTATCCCTATCGATGCCAAACTCAGTTCAGGTTGGGGTTCGGTTGGATTGCCCGGTGATGCGAACCCCTTGGACAATCGGTTTTTCTTTGTATTTTCGGAATCACCTGTCCGAAAGGCTGTCGTCGTCAGTGATGACGCGAAGATTGGTGAAACGTTTCGTCGGGCACTTGCTATTCCGCCTGATCCACGGCTCCAACACCAGACCACTGTGATTTCGGTGGATCGCACTGCTGAAATTGACTGGGAAAATACAAGCCTATTGATTTGGCAAGCAGCACTGCCACAAGGGTTGGTAGCATCACAAATTGAACAGTTCGTCGACGCGGGGCGTGTGGTTATGTTCTTCCCGCCGAGTCAAAGTGCAAGTGAGGAATTATTTGCTTCACGTTGGGGCAACTGGCAGACCTCTGAAGGTCAGCAGGTTTCCAAGATTTCATGGTGGCGTGGGGACGCAGATCTACTCGCACATGTAGAGAGTGGGGACGCTTTGCCATTGAACCAACTGTTCACTTATCGCTACCGCGCCTTTGAAAGCACCGGGACACCTTTGGCAAGGTTTCAGGACGAGGCTTCACTACTAACCCGTGTCGCTACAGACCAGGGCGCGGTTTATTTCTGTAGCACCCTGCCCACGGCGCAATTTTCTTCTCTTGAACGTGAGGGTGTGGTCTTTTATGTAATGTTGCAGCGGGCGTTGGCCGAAGGCAGCCGTTCGTTGGCTGTTGCCTCCCAACGCAACGCGGGACCTGACGTACTCGCTGACCGCAATCAATGGCAACCGGTCGCTCCGACAGACGACGCACCACACTTTTCACAAAGGGGGCTACATGCTGGGGTATACAAAGATGGTGAGTATTGGGCAGCCATTAACCGCAGCCAAGTTGAAGACATGGCACAGACTGTACCCGTCGCTACAGTAGACGCGCTATTTGATGGCATATCGTATCGACGAATTGATGCTGATGTCGGCGATACATCTGCCTTGGCAAGTGAGTTGTGGCGAATTTTCCTTATTGCAATGGCGGTGGCTCTCGTTGCCGAAGCAGTGCTGAGTTTGCCAAATAGACGATCAGGAAGTTTACAAACAAAGTGA
- a CDS encoding aldo/keto reductase, with product MEYTYLGRIGLQVSRLCLGTVNFGRHVSEEDTLPVLSRALQAGINFFDTANSYNDGLTETIIGNWLAQDKSRRNQIVLATKVYSQTGEGPNEGRLSAYHIRRACEDSLRRLQTDHIDLYQMHHVDRQTPWDEMWQAMEQLVREGKISYVGSSNFAAWHIAQAQGIAAQRNFLGLVSEQSLYNLRSRKIELEVLPCCRELGLAVIPYSPMGGGLLCGVLDNPTTGRRGRESLRQTIETHRTQLQAYEELCASIGQPPANVALAWVLNNPDITTPIIGPRTVEQLEENLSVLELKLDDDILARLNEIWTGPGGEAPEAYAW from the coding sequence ATGGAATATACCTATCTCGGTCGGATTGGGCTACAGGTGAGCCGTCTCTGTCTCGGCACGGTCAATTTTGGTAGACACGTGTCCGAAGAGGATACGTTACCGGTGTTGAGTCGGGCACTGCAAGCCGGAATCAACTTTTTCGATACCGCGAATTCCTATAACGACGGTTTAACAGAGACAATTATTGGAAACTGGTTAGCACAGGATAAAAGTCGACGCAATCAGATCGTGCTGGCAACCAAAGTATATAGTCAGACAGGTGAGGGACCGAATGAGGGTCGTCTGTCGGCGTATCATATTCGTCGAGCATGTGAGGACAGTCTGCGCCGTTTGCAAACTGATCATATAGACCTGTACCAGATGCACCATGTTGATCGCCAGACACCGTGGGATGAAATGTGGCAAGCGATGGAGCAATTGGTACGTGAAGGGAAAATTTCTTATGTCGGCAGTAGCAACTTCGCGGCATGGCACATCGCCCAAGCGCAAGGTATCGCTGCCCAACGCAATTTTCTTGGGCTGGTCTCAGAGCAGAGCCTGTATAATCTCCGCAGCCGAAAAATTGAACTTGAAGTCCTTCCGTGTTGTCGGGAACTCGGTTTGGCGGTGATCCCGTACAGTCCGATGGGTGGAGGATTGCTCTGTGGAGTCCTTGACAACCCAACCACTGGACGACGGGGCAGGGAATCGCTCAGACAAACGATTGAGACGCATCGAACCCAGTTACAGGCGTATGAGGAACTCTGCGCGTCAATAGGGCAACCCCCGGCTAACGTTGCTTTGGCGTGGGTGCTCAACAACCCGGACATTACGACACCAATTATCGGACCACGGACGGTTGAACAACTTGAAGAGAATTTATCTGTCTTGGAATTGAAATTGGACGATGATATACTCGCAAGACTCAATGAGATTTGGACGGGTCCGGGTGGTGAAGCACCAGAGGCGTATGCGTGGTAA
- a CDS encoding MoxR family ATPase, whose product MTTTPNNDGMHADDVAAIDELRNVYDQLKVALAKIIIGQEQVIEHLAICLFSQGHALLMGVPGLAKTLLVSRFAETMALQFSRIQFTPDLMPMDITGTDILQEIPGGKREFEFVKGPLFANLILADEINRAPSKTQAAMLEAMQEYKITVIGRTYSLDPPFFVLATQNPIEQEGTYPLPEAQLDRFMFRIEVDYPARFEEIEIARTTTGVALPTLEHVLTGERVRAFQDLVRRVPVADHIYEFAVDLARGTRPKDDAAPDWLKPLVAWGAGPRAVQYLILGAKARAALSGSYMARLEDVTAVAEPVLAHRVITSFAAESENITSKDIVSRLIEELSKE is encoded by the coding sequence ATGACAACTACTCCAAACAACGACGGAATGCATGCCGACGACGTTGCCGCAATTGACGAACTTCGCAATGTCTACGATCAATTGAAGGTAGCACTTGCAAAGATTATCATCGGTCAGGAACAGGTCATCGAGCATTTAGCGATTTGTCTATTTTCTCAAGGGCACGCACTCTTGATGGGCGTTCCCGGCTTGGCAAAGACACTATTAGTGAGTCGGTTCGCTGAGACGATGGCATTGCAGTTCAGTCGAATTCAGTTCACACCTGACCTGATGCCGATGGACATCACCGGAACCGACATTCTTCAAGAGATTCCGGGCGGTAAGCGGGAATTTGAATTTGTGAAGGGTCCACTCTTTGCCAATCTTATTTTAGCGGACGAGATTAACCGGGCACCTTCAAAAACGCAGGCTGCCATGCTTGAGGCGATGCAGGAATACAAAATCACAGTAATTGGCAGAACATACTCTCTGGATCCCCCCTTTTTCGTGTTGGCAACACAAAATCCAATTGAACAGGAAGGAACATATCCCTTACCGGAAGCGCAATTAGACCGATTTATGTTCAGGATCGAAGTGGATTACCCGGCACGGTTTGAAGAGATAGAGATCGCCCGCACAACGACAGGTGTGGCACTTCCTACACTTGAACACGTTCTGACGGGTGAGCGGGTACGCGCCTTTCAAGACCTCGTCCGTCGCGTTCCAGTCGCTGATCACATCTACGAATTCGCGGTTGACCTCGCGCGTGGTACGCGTCCGAAAGACGACGCAGCCCCTGACTGGCTCAAGCCACTGGTGGCGTGGGGTGCCGGTCCACGGGCTGTTCAATACTTGATTCTCGGTGCGAAGGCACGCGCCGCACTCAGCGGAAGCTACATGGCGCGACTCGAAGATGTAACTGCCGTAGCGGAACCCGTACTCGCGCATCGCGTCATTACCTCCTTTGCCGCGGAATCCGAAAACATCACAAGCAAGGACATTGTCAGCCGACTCATTGAAGAATTATCAAAGGAATAG
- a CDS encoding sulfatase-like hydrolase/transferase, with product MEKRPNILWYCTDQQRFDTIGALGNSHINTPRLDEFVSQSVTFTHAYCQSPICTPSRASFMTGMYPSAVSVTGNGNPAFPEYYEDRLITHALTQDGYDCGLIGKLHLASAFDAQEHRVDDGYRYFQYSHDHGKPNALGHEYADWQRTQGVDPEALIAGKAISQKYPNRTGRVKEPTQDIDNVPPHLHQTHWCTEKTIEFVEKNRRENQPWMLSINPFDPHPPFDAPWEYYRRYDPETLPGPYFQESDIAFQSKLTDAGIDFQSQAKPPSEWDDKRMQASYYAMIEQLDHEFGRILDYLDAEGLREDTIVIFTSDHGEALGDHGLVYKGCRFYEGSVRVPLIISWPGSPPVTGKGRHFLQDVQSEALVELLDIVPTLYDALGMDIPYYVQGKSLAPLLRGEVSASDHREAVRSEFFGAIAFPDQTHATMYRDRRWKLVVYHQKGICELYDLDNDPWEHNDLSEHPDYQAVKWELMQKSFDAAVYAHPQMIPRVASH from the coding sequence ATGGAAAAACGCCCAAATATTTTATGGTACTGCACAGACCAACAACGTTTCGATACTATCGGAGCGCTGGGAAATTCACATATCAACACCCCAAGACTCGACGAATTTGTCAGTCAATCAGTCACATTCACCCACGCCTATTGCCAATCTCCCATCTGCACACCATCCCGTGCGAGTTTTATGACCGGTATGTATCCTTCAGCTGTGAGCGTCACCGGCAATGGTAACCCGGCTTTCCCCGAATACTACGAAGACCGACTGATTACACATGCGCTCACACAAGATGGTTACGACTGTGGGTTGATTGGTAAACTCCATCTCGCCAGTGCCTTCGATGCGCAAGAACACCGCGTAGATGATGGATACCGCTACTTCCAATATAGCCACGACCACGGAAAGCCAAATGCCCTTGGACACGAATACGCAGATTGGCAACGCACACAGGGTGTTGATCCTGAAGCATTGATAGCGGGGAAGGCAATCTCTCAAAAGTATCCGAACAGGACCGGACGCGTGAAAGAACCGACACAGGATATTGACAACGTCCCGCCACATCTCCACCAGACCCATTGGTGCACCGAGAAAACAATAGAGTTTGTTGAGAAAAATCGCCGAGAAAATCAGCCATGGATGCTCAGCATCAATCCGTTCGATCCACACCCGCCGTTTGATGCCCCTTGGGAGTATTACCGACGGTACGATCCAGAAACGCTGCCCGGTCCGTACTTTCAAGAGAGCGACATTGCCTTTCAATCGAAATTGACGGATGCCGGTATTGATTTTCAATCTCAGGCGAAGCCTCCTTCAGAGTGGGACGACAAGCGGATGCAAGCGTCTTATTACGCTATGATTGAACAACTCGACCATGAGTTCGGACGCATCCTCGACTACCTTGATGCCGAAGGACTTCGCGAAGACACAATCGTTATCTTCACTTCCGACCACGGAGAGGCACTCGGAGACCACGGACTCGTCTACAAAGGGTGTCGTTTTTACGAAGGATCCGTGCGGGTACCGCTCATCATTTCATGGCCGGGGTCCCCACCCGTTACTGGGAAGGGGCGACACTTTTTACAGGACGTTCAAAGCGAAGCACTCGTTGAACTGCTTGACATTGTTCCCACCTTGTACGATGCGTTAGGTATGGACATCCCCTATTACGTGCAAGGCAAATCGCTCGCACCACTCTTACGTGGTGAGGTCTCTGCCTCTGACCATCGAGAGGCGGTACGTAGCGAATTTTTCGGAGCAATCGCGTTCCCAGACCAGACGCACGCAACGATGTATCGGGACCGACGCTGGAAACTTGTCGTCTACCATCAGAAAGGGATTTGTGAACTCTACGACCTCGACAACGACCCGTGGGAACACAACGACCTTTCCGAGCATCCTGATTACCAAGCCGTCAAGTGGGAACTGATGCAAAAGAGTTTCGATGCCGCCGTTTATGCGCACCCGCAGATGATACCACGTGTCGCTTCGCACTAA
- a CDS encoding RNA polymerase sigma factor, with amino-acid sequence MEREDDVQLIHAVLSGDDSAFDILVEKYQKSVHALAWRKIGDFHYAEDITQDTFLRAYQNLSTLRNPSQFLGWLHVIANRICLNWLRKQEPEKQVQSLEDTPMEEIGASAYARYEVEQRETEATEHRFEIVNKLLEKLPEGEQIVVTLHYLDEMTAKEIGKFLGVSPKAVWTRLSRARKRLQEEEELLIQEVLGGVQISASIKQNIMRKIVDMTPTPSPKMNPSLPWVAVGTALVVAILLILSVSNQHFIFFARNDENAKDEKGFTADFTITLGTHRSGAALLGALIEKKCQISLWSRQALGNPGFPVVAEETTVDVVVVSMLEMGFAEGELATLDTIYDRAKQMGLEACSVETAAQLRLQFLDQPDWTTRERLGEFFVASEPFVLTDDGFPKIFSVIRDDESPHVETDIGLWLIANGTVEAEAVGHPDRLFNASDPVGTDLGGRFAFVVPK; translated from the coding sequence GTGGAGAGAGAAGACGATGTTCAATTGATTCATGCCGTTTTATCAGGCGACGACTCAGCATTCGATATTTTGGTTGAAAAATACCAAAAAAGTGTTCACGCCCTCGCGTGGCGGAAAATCGGGGATTTTCACTATGCAGAAGATATTACACAAGATACCTTCCTCCGCGCATATCAAAACCTCTCAACGTTGAGAAATCCGAGCCAGTTTCTTGGGTGGTTGCATGTCATTGCGAATCGGATTTGTCTGAATTGGCTGCGCAAACAAGAACCTGAGAAGCAAGTGCAATCCTTGGAGGACACACCTATGGAAGAAATCGGGGCATCTGCTTATGCGCGTTACGAAGTGGAACAGCGGGAGACAGAAGCAACGGAACATCGTTTTGAGATCGTCAACAAACTTTTGGAAAAATTGCCGGAGGGTGAGCAAATAGTGGTGACGCTCCATTATCTCGACGAAATGACAGCGAAGGAGATTGGCAAATTCTTGGGGGTGTCGCCGAAGGCAGTATGGACTCGACTCTCGCGCGCCCGAAAACGGTTACAAGAAGAAGAGGAGCTCTTGATCCAAGAAGTTCTCGGTGGCGTGCAAATATCAGCAAGTATAAAGCAGAACATCATGCGAAAAATTGTTGACATGACACCGACACCTTCTCCGAAGATGAACCCATCCTTGCCGTGGGTAGCTGTTGGAACTGCTTTGGTTGTGGCAATCCTATTGATTCTCAGTGTCAGCAACCAACACTTTATTTTCTTTGCACGCAATGATGAAAACGCAAAAGATGAAAAGGGTTTCACTGCTGATTTTACCATAACACTCGGAACTCATAGGAGTGGTGCTGCTCTTTTAGGTGCACTGATCGAAAAAAAATGCCAGATCAGCCTATGGTCCAGGCAAGCCCTTGGAAATCCGGGTTTTCCGGTGGTGGCAGAGGAAACAACGGTTGATGTCGTTGTTGTTTCTATGCTGGAGATGGGATTTGCTGAGGGTGAGCTCGCCACCCTTGATACCATTTATGATCGCGCAAAACAGATGGGACTTGAAGCGTGCTCGGTTGAGACTGCCGCGCAGCTTCGTCTGCAATTTCTCGACCAGCCAGACTGGACAACTCGGGAGCGGCTGGGCGAATTTTTCGTCGCGAGTGAACCGTTTGTTCTTACGGATGATGGCTTCCCGAAGATTTTCAGTGTCATACGGGATGATGAAAGCCCGCACGTTGAAACCGATATCGGTCTATGGCTGATTGCAAATGGGACCGTTGAGGCTGAAGCTGTGGGACACCCTGACAGACTGTTTAATGCATCCGATCCTGTGGGGACTGACCTCGGAGGTCGTTTTGCATTCGTTGTTCCGAAATAA
- a CDS encoding DUF58 domain-containing protein — MLQLKRDYLDQKVLERLSTLQLHARLPMIGNVSGKHRSPIRGSSLEFAEYRKYVPGDDTRRLDWRAYARNDRYYIKEFEADTNLRMCLVIDTSGSMDFAYNGTSKLDYARRVAGTLAYIAAQQGDAVGLYCAGTEFHKEIPPKRSATHLSTVLDELGAMEASGETGLANVLHKTAERVPQRALIVIVSDLFIEPEVVRNCFEHLRFRKHDVAVFHLLDRIELELEFDRPIRFVDMEGGEPVLADPTVIGAQYQRALEAYLEGMNDVVRDTEIDYHRVYINENYDDILARFLLGRTPKRHK; from the coding sequence ATGCTGCAACTTAAACGAGATTATCTTGACCAGAAAGTTTTGGAACGCCTTTCGACACTTCAACTACACGCTCGATTGCCCATGATCGGAAACGTATCAGGCAAGCATCGGAGCCCGATTCGCGGCTCCAGTCTTGAGTTTGCCGAGTACCGCAAGTACGTTCCCGGCGATGACACCCGGCGGCTCGATTGGCGGGCTTACGCACGAAATGATCGCTATTACATCAAAGAATTTGAGGCGGATACCAACCTGCGGATGTGTTTGGTTATTGATACCAGCGGTTCCATGGATTTCGCATACAACGGTACGAGTAAACTTGACTATGCCCGTCGGGTCGCAGGCACATTGGCGTATATAGCCGCTCAACAGGGTGATGCTGTTGGACTCTACTGTGCAGGCACGGAATTCCACAAAGAAATTCCACCCAAACGCAGCGCGACCCACCTGAGCACAGTACTTGATGAATTAGGGGCGATGGAGGCATCTGGTGAGACCGGATTGGCGAACGTTCTCCACAAGACAGCTGAACGCGTCCCACAGAGAGCATTAATCGTTATCGTTTCCGATCTCTTCATCGAACCGGAAGTCGTGCGTAACTGTTTTGAGCATCTGCGATTTCGTAAACATGATGTTGCCGTCTTTCATCTGTTAGACCGGATTGAGTTGGAATTGGAATTTGATCGTCCAATACGTTTTGTTGACATGGAGGGTGGCGAACCTGTGTTGGCAGACCCAACCGTCATCGGCGCACAGTACCAACGTGCACTCGAAGCGTACCTCGAAGGTATGAACGATGTCGTTCGCGACACCGAGATTGACTACCACCGTGTCTACATCAATGAGAACTATGACGACATATTGGCACGCTTCTTATTAGGACGTACACCAAAGCGACATAAGTGA